Part of the Motacilla alba alba isolate MOTALB_02 chromosome 20, Motacilla_alba_V1.0_pri, whole genome shotgun sequence genome, ggctttttttcttgccagCAGATCTCTTGTAACTGAATTCTTCAATTTCTCAGTTATAGTGAGATGTTGGCTTTCACCCTGACTGCCTTCTTGGAGCTCATGGACCACGGTATTGTCTCCTGGGACATGGTCTCAATAACCTTCATCAAACAGGTGAGTTTGGGTGGAGGGGGTGAGTGGatattgtttcttttcatgctttaaTGCGTCTCCCAGGAAGAGCACAAGactctgagaagctgagaactGACTGAGAGCACAGTGCACCCCCTTTCTGAGCCCTCACTTCCCCAAGGtgtcctggctggcagcagctgacctgctgcttgctgtgtgTTCAGATTGCAGGCTACGTGAGCCAGCCCATGGTGGACGTGTCCATCCTGCAGCGCTCCCTGGCCATCCTGGAGAGCATGGTGCTCAACAGCCAGACTCTGTACCAGAAGATTGCAGAGGAGATTACTGTGGGGCAGCTCATTTCCCACCTGCAAGTGTGAGTGTCCACCCAGCAATGGTGGGATTTATACCAATTTTATGACtacttgtttatttaaaaatacatcctCTCACATTTGGAACACTtaaagatatatatttttttaagcattgcCAATATGACAACTTACTTGAAGTTTAAGAtttctaatgcatttttttaaaagtgagatcctagaaaaatatgttctgtGTTCTGGAAGAACTTGGGCACATGAGTGTTGAGCAAAGATATTTAGCTTTAAATAACTGCCCAAGTATGTTCAGTGCTAGGACCAAACCTGCATTTCACTAGAACAACTTCTCAAAGGTTTTGCATCCAGCTGTCACTTTTACCCCTCTTTAAAATGTCTCCACTAGAATCTAAGAACTCATCATCTTCTGGGTTTTGTCCTGCATACTAAGGAAGAAAACAGTTGCTTTTCTTGCTTGAAGGGATTAAAAATTCccttcatttccttcctctgtttcCAAGCAAACTGgcaaattaatttctgtctctTAGGGCCGTTTGTCTAGGTCAGTTCTACTCTTCATTATGAAATAGCTGCATGTAGTTGTTAGAGCTTTGaacaggttgggttttttctcaaGCCTTTTCATCCTGAATGTATGGAAAAGCACTATTTGTGAATGTGATTGATGCTCTTTAATCAGTGAACAGTAGTTTAACCGAATTATAGTGCAAACAAAGTGTTGCATCAATGTCACTGCATGCTTGGAATGTTTATACATTTGAATTTGGTTAACAGAGAAGCTAAACAAGTTCTCCTGAACGCCCCAGCAGCTTTGTTCTGCAAAGAGCATATGTTCTTTCAGCTTTATGATTTCTGGTTTAGTCAAACACAGATTTGGTCCTAACATTGAGCACACTTGTGcaggtttttaaagaaaattatctttgttCAAGACACAAACTTGTGTTGCCTAAGTGCTTCCAGAACACAAACAGTCACTTAAGAAAGCATCCATGCAGGGAATATTTcagaagggaagggggagggtGAGTCAGGATTTGCTGGTGGTTTTCTTGGCAAGGCCATCAGGAGGGAACAGTTCATAACAGAGGATATGTTCTGGAAGAACATGACCGTGGAAACATGTCCAAAGGAGATGAGTTAGAAGAGGAGAAACTAACctaaaaaaatgttctgctttgtCAAAAAGCAAGCAGTGTGGTCAAAAGAGCAACAAACCTGAAAAGGAGAGCAGAAGTGAATGACAGACTTAAGAGACCTGTGCAGCTCGGAGGTCCAAGGAGAACCTAGGATGGTGCATGGAGATTTGCATGTTTGAAGTACAGCAGATTGACCAACATGAAAAAGATTTGGAAGGGAGCAATAGAAGAAAGAATATGGTTATTATCCAGAGATATGTCAAAGTGAGGAAAATAGGTATTTAAGCTAAAAGAAGTATTTGCTTTAGATCTTttataaaaagatattttatttctacatgtatagttaaattaaaaaaatatttttaaaataagtatatTCATGCACACATACTCATTTGGGTGATACACTGGACTTCTGTTCATCAGAAGAGCTTGATGCAGGAGTGCTCTGGGTCAGGCTGAGGGATAGAGTGACTTGACTGCCAATGTCTACCCCCCAGGAAGAGTTAGAGTATTACAGGAAACAAACCTACTTTTGACAGAATATCAGTAGGAGGACAGAAGAATATCATTGGCATTTAGAAGCTTAGTTTTGAGCTTAGTTTTGAACATGACAGGTATAACCACATGCTCTGTGTGACCTAGGAAGGGGCTAAGCACCCTTTACCTGAAGAAGTTCTGCAGTGAAGCATTCTTTCCCCTTAGTTCCTTTTGCTTTTGGTGGCTTCCATTGGCATAGGGGAGAAAAATAACTTGCTCCATGCAAGTTCCAAGCTGTATCCATGTAGCAGACTGTACCATAACCAGGTTTTACAGAGATAGTTTCAGCATTGGAAACAAactgtggtggtggtgggcTGCAGTTTGCTCTGTCCCCTGGATAATGGACCTATCAGTCAGAAATCTCTGTCAGGTTTTTGCAAGCCTTTTGAAGAGTTGGACATCATAAGCATAGTTTTACGTGAGTCCTGCTTGTCTGTTGAAAATGCAGAACTGCTGTAGTTAGTGTTCTCATGCTGCAGGTAAAGCAACAAGCTGTATTGTTCTGTACTGCCTGTTGCCTTACAAGCctcccttttttgtttctgcagctcaAACCAAGAGATTCAGACTTATGCCATTGCCTTGATCAATGCCCTCTTCCTGAAGGCACCTGAGGACAAAAGACAGGTTTGTTCTTGCCTTTTGACTTTAAACCTGAGTGATGGTTGCTGCCTGGCTGTTTATGCCTCAGAAATCATATTGTCTGGGCAAGGTAGACCTCAGACCTTGCCAAGAACTTAAGTGGCTGTTTCAGTATGgcaacagaggagaaaaagtaCCATCCCATTAATAATGTGTCCTGGAGCACACATCTATATTTAGGACATGCTCAGAAAGGATTCTGAAAGACCTTCAGAGACAGAAAGtaatcctgcagacagcaggggaggtttttttaagttaattGTGAATGGGAGAGGTAGGCTGGGTAGACTCCTTGGGGCTGTATGTACTTAATGAAGAAACAcccacctccctctcccccaaaaAGGGACCTTTCTTAAGTCATAGAGGGATATTCCTGCTGGCAAACAAGAGAAATGAaacactgccctgctctgaggaCGCTCCCAAGATCTCAGCTACCTGCAAGACGTGCATATGTGTGTATTGTGTAGCTTTGCTGTGTTAAGCCTTTCTTCTCTAGTGCCCTGTTTGTGCCTTATTCCTGGACTCCAAGCTAAATCCtgtctgcttctctttgtgcctttttttgctttctgccaGCAGGACAAGCTGCTTAACCCACTAGACCTGCCCATCACTGTAAGTAACTCAAGCCTGGGGGCTGGTCATGTAGGGGACTGTAGGCATGTTAGCTTTTCTCTAGCTGTGCCTCCTTGTATCCCAGGGATGATGCCCACAGCCTCAGAGTGGATGAACCTAGGGAGAAGGGCGGGAGGACTCCTGGGGATGCACTCAGACTGTGGAGGGGAGAAGAATCAGTAGCAGGAGAAACCCTGAATGGCTTACTGTGCACACAAGGTCATACAGATGGTCATAAAAGGAAACTGATGCTGCAAGACTGACCAGGTGAACCAACTGTAAAACTGGAAACAAGTCCTTTAGCAATCTGAATCTCCTTAAACTTACTGCAGCATGAGTTTATAGCCCAAATCTCACTTGTGCTAATGACAGTTTCATATCCAGCTGCATCCTTCTAAAGATAGAGCTGTTTGTCTGTGAAGAGCAGTCACGAAACTTGATGCTGACTGGGGACTAGAGCATAAATTCTACCTAATTTGTGACTTCTCCCTTATGGTAATTGTAGTGCAAGAATGTTTTTTTGCCCTCTGCTGACTCCAGGGAAATCACCCTTCCTGTTAATAGGTTGATTTGGAACCTTCTGTATTGAGATACTGGTAGGTTTTTTGATTTTCTGCATGGCACAGAGAATGTTCCACTTTTTTCAAGGATGCAGCACCTTCAGAGTGGAAATTGCCATCTCAATAAATGTTacataatttctaaaattaatgGATATGCTTAATacatgaaaataagaaaaatcatACTCCTCTGTTGGTAATTTAGCAAAGATAGTAGACttcatagcaaaaaaaaatccaagagatttttcacttttttccccctcccttgaATACAATCCAAATGACCACAAAGAGCCATGGAGTTGTCTAAGGATCTTGGAGTATTTTCCATATGAATAGAGCCTGAGAGAtttgggattgctcagccttAAGAAGAGAAGACTCAGGGAGGTTTTATGTGTTTAAATATCTGAtggaagggaataaaaaagaGGGAGCCTAACTCCTCTCAGTTGTGCCTGCTGACAGCACAAGAGGCAGTGGGCACTGcttaaaacccagaaaaattcCACATGAAATGTGCACACCCACATGACCTAAATATGagagtggtcaaacactggaacaggtgaCCCAAAGAGATTATGGAATCTCCATCAGTGGAGGTATTAAAAACCTGACTGGACACAGTCCTGGGCAACCAAATCTGTCTGATGTTGCTTGAAACAGCAGAGTTGGACCAGGTGATCTCAAGACATCCCTTTCAGCATAaatcattctgtgtttctatgacCATCAAGCAGCAAAGTGGGCTTTACTGGActctcagcagagcacagatCCCTTAGCAGTGGTTAGACTGTATGTGTGTTGATGCTTCTTTCTATGCTGTTTAGAATTGTTTGACTGTCTTTGTCCTTTCCACTTTTTATCCGCTTCAGTCACCTGTTAACTCCATCCCATGTACAAACTAATTCCTTCAGAAAAAGGATTCCTTGTGTTGCATGCATGAGCAAATCCTAACAACAGAGCCTTGTCCTATTCTCAGTACTACATCTCACAAATAGTAGTAGAAAATAATGACTCAGAGGGCAGTGTGTTCTCTCTGAAAGCACCTCCTACTTCATCTAGATGCTCCTTAGATACCTTCCACTTAAGCACTGACTCACTTTGGTTGTAAGATGAGCCCTGCTCAACTTGCAGCCATTACAGCTTGGCTGTCAGTCACTGTCTTGGTTCAGGAGGTTTCTGTCTGGATCGAAAGTGATAATAGGAATTCTGAACAAGGTTAATGCATACATTTTAGGAGACTTCTTGCTCTGTCAAGAGTGATGTTGATAGGAGCAGTTGGAAAGTCTTGAATTGCTCAGAATGTACAGCTGATTGAGTGCAATTGTCTGAGACTCCACATCTGCTCCCAACTCTCAATCTGCACTGCACAGGAATGTGAAGACATCTCAGACTGTCAGTTCTTTTGGACTTCTTCCAGATGATAAAATGCCCAACAGATTTTTCTTACCCACAAGATTTTGCTTGTAGCAGCAAACTCATGATATTCACCTTGACATTAGCACTTGTGCCATTCTCCTAGCAGGGGTGATGAGGTTACTGGTATGTTAGAAAGTGCATCTTCACAATTTCCAAGGAAAGCACAGGTTAGGTTTTTGCAGATGCATGTGTAACTGTTGCTGGAGCTGAAGGCATCTTGCATCTGCTGCGACTGTCATCATGACTTGATGTTTGGGAAACTCTCCTCATCTGGAGAAGGAAGCCATGCAGTCAAGAGGGAAACTGGAAGCTTTCTTCTAAGCATGAAAATTATTAGCCTGTATTTTTGTAAAGTGAAATGCTTCTGCAAATTGTCCTTAAGGTAACTTCTGATCATCTGTTTAGAAACTggacaaaggaaataaatttcagagGGAGAGTTTTTGAGAGGGAGGAGACCTGAAACCTGCATCCCATAGCTCTTGTTATCTTGGGTGTTTACCTTGGTATAAGAAGCTGTGAAATGCTGATTGGGGGAAGCTCTTGGAGATGGCAGATTTTTCCTGGGCAATGCACAgtgtgctccctgctgccatATCTCCTAATAGTGAAGTAGCATTTGATGTCCAACATTAAGCtaaatttgtttctgtgctttgaCTCTGCCAGTGGCTTTCTCCACACTAGTGATGTTCTGTAGGGAAACCGTCAATGAAATGCTGTGCTAAATTGACAGTCTGTAGAAAAGCACTTTGTTGTGTGCCAGTGCTATCTCCAATTCATAGGcttcttccattttctcctttctgcacAGTGTGGgctttttgtttatatttcacTCATGTTATTTCATCTTTAAATTCCACAACAGGAAATGGCTAATGCATTTGCCCAGAAGCACCTGAGGTCTATAATCCTAAATGTAAGTATGTCTGGAATGACAAAGTGCTTCCTAATGTCCTCTCAATGGAGGTTTCACTTGTGCATAGTGTAAATTCTACTGCCCTCGGGGCACTTGCAGAAAAGTGACTCTTTCAAAGGTAAAACACATTGAAAAGGGAGTTACCAGgatgctgctttctgctcttaCAGAGCATTATAATTATGCTTCTGGTGGGATATGGAGGGTAAACAACTGAATCTTCATATAGCGAGATGCACATGCAGTCTAGCATATGCCTAGGGTTAATACCTCAGCTTTTATTTGCATTCTCTTAATTTCTACCCTCTCCTTTATTTTGCAGCATGTGATCAGAGGAAACCGCCccattaaaacagaaatggCACATCAGCTCTACGTCCTGCAGGTCCTGACCTTTAATCTCCTGGAAGAGAGAATGATGACCAAGATGGATCCAAATGATCAGGTCAGTATTAGAGCTGAGTATGATCTGATAGAATAGGATGTACAAGGGGCCTTATTCCTGGGCTCCCTAGTGCTATGGAATATGCAGTGGATGGCACATAAAGTTTCAAACTCGCCCTTCACATTGTAAACCTTGGGATTAGGATATGCTCATGACCATCCTGTTGCATTCTGTGGGACTTTGAGATGTAAGTGGGCACTGAAAGTCATTTCCTTTCTTGACCAGCTGTCAAACTGGTTGCTTAACCTCTATGGCAGGCACATAATTTTATCCATTTGCTTGCTGGGAAGACTGGGCATTTTTCAGGTGCCTGTTACTCAGCTGTGTTACAGTTTTTAAGGAGAAATGCTATAGCATTACCTGAATGCCTAGAAATTGCCTGTAACTAAACTTGCAGTTAAGGAAAAgtgcaaacaaatattttgcattacCCACTGTACTGAAACTTGGCATTTTGAAATGGATTGCCTCTTTGTGCATAGTGTTAATGACCTTTGGCATCTCTCTGTGTTCACTGTGTGAGCTCTGAGGAGAGATGCAGGAGCGTGCAATATGTGAAAATACTGCTGTAGTGATTTATCACGTCACCATTTCCCTGCCTTCTGTCCTTCAGGCACAGAGAGACATCATATTTGAGTTGAGAAGAATTGCATTTGATGCAGAGTCTGACAGCAACACCGTCCCTGGCAGCGGAACAGAGAAACGCAAAGCCATGTACACCAAGGACTACAAGATGTTGGGATTCACTGTATGCATCTCGACTGTAAACCTTGTCAAGGCAATCTGAGCAATCTCCATAGGAGTTGGGGGGAAATAAGGAACAGAAATAGCTGTTTCCTTTGCCTTACTTCGGTATCTGAGTTTAGAGATTCAGTTATACTCACACTCCTGGGGAAGATCGTTATGAACTTGATGAGGGGTTAAATGCAGGGGTTCATTAGGCATTCTCTGGAGCTATTTCCTTACCATATGCACCTTTGCTATGAAGAACTTGGAACCAGCCTCTCCTCTAGGAAGTTCAGATAGTATTGTCAGGAGGTGTTCAGGGTTATCTCGTGGATAGATCTGAGGGTGTGCTTGATGGACAGGtggtttaaaattaattcagaaaaggTTCTCACGCAATTCCTTTGAGCTAATTTGTTTGGAATCTTTCTACACactcttttcacagaatcacatcAATCCAGCCATGGATTTTACACAGACTCCTCCTGGGATGCTGGCATTGGACAACATGCTTTATTTGGCCAAATTTCATCAGGACACCTATATCAGGGTACGTGAAGCTGCTGATTTTTACAGATGCCAACACCTCAGCAGCTCTTCTTAGTGTGTGTGGCATCCTGTTCTTGTAGATTGTTCTGGAGAACAGCAGCCGAGAAGATAAACATGAGTGTCCCTTTGGGCGCAGTGCCATTGAGCTCACCAGGATGCTTTGTGAGATCCTGCAAGTTGGGGAGCTCCGTAAGTACCATTTCTTACCCAGCTTTACAGGCTGCTGGGCTGATGCTTCTAGAAACTAATACTCACAAGCATTTGTACCTTGATCTCACTTCTGCCATGTAAGGACAGGGTGAGCTTGGAGTTAGCACAGTTGATGTCTGAGTGATAATATCATGATCaaaataaagtaagaaattTTGGTGTGTGCACTCTGGTTCTCCTGAAAAACTGATACATGCAGAAAGCTTCAACTTCCCAGAGCTTCAGGAGGgtgctgtattaaaaaaatagtcttGAAACCACTATGAACTTGGGAAAAGTTTCTTAGCTCTGACAGTTTCAAAATAGCATTCTGAGAAAATTAACCACTGTAAGAAATTCCACCAGAGGAAGGTGGGAAACACTGCAAGCAGTTATTTTGGGGGACCAGGATGAAAAGGGCATGAGTCACAGAGGTTTGCATGGTGAAATGAGGGAGAATTGCTGTTGTCAATAAACTGTTTATGGGGTAACAAAGTATTGAACTGTCCTAATCTCTTGCAGTAAGTACTGTTGCACACCATCAGTTGTGTGTCACTGTAGTGGACTTTAATTACTCCTAGTACCTTTTGTCAATATGCTCACATGGCtgtggtttgtttctttctgaagcCAATGAAGGCCGGAATGACTATCACCCCATGTTTTTCACCCACGACCGTGCATTTGAGGAACTGTTTGCCATCTGTATCCAGCTGTTGAACAAGACCTGGAAAGAAATGAGGGCGACAGCAGAAGATTTTAATAAGGTCAGTGTGGAGAAGAGATATTTTTGTAAAGTCTTTGGCAGATCAGCACATGTTCGCTCAGCCTGTATATTTGGTTAAGGAGGAGGGCACAGAAGATGTGACAGGGCATTGGTATGGGCTGTAAGGAAGGATGACTTTTATTTGGAATGCCCTGAGGTCTTTCTTGGTTCTTCTGGATCTTCAAAGTCACGAGTATGCTGATACTCCTGGCCCTGGTTATCCCATGCCAGTTCTTTGCTGCCACTCAGCTGTGCCCTGATACTCTGCTGCCAACAAGAACGtgacttgtttttcttcctgtcccACCTCTAGGTTATGCAGGTTGTTAGGGAACAGATCACAAGGGCTCTGCCCTCTAAACCAAACTCTTTGGACCAGTTCAAGAGCAAACTGCGCAGCCTGAGCTATTCTGAGATTCTGCGGCTACGCCAGTCTGAGAGAATGAGCCAGGATGACTTCCAGTCTCCACCTATTGTGTACGTGCCTGACAAAAACAGTTACCTTCTATCCCTGCCATTATCTCCATTTTCTGCTTACTCTTCCCTATTTGATTGCCAgggagctgagagagaaaaTCCAACCTGAGATCTTGGAGCTGATAAAGCAGCAGCGCCTGAACAGGCTTTGTGAGGGAAGTAGCTTTAGGAAAATTGGAAATCGCAGAAGACAAGGTAAGGTGACAGTGtctactgtattttttcatgtgaaGAACTGTAGCAAAAAAGATCTAATTAATTAATCTGTCAGCAGGCCTGTtgccagaaagaaaagctggtTACTTGGCTGTCCATATCAGCCAGTAGTTTGGGATAGCACAAATGTGCATTTCTAAGAATACAGCCATCCCCTCATGAATAAGAAGCTGTGCTGAGGAACTGGGCGAGCAGATGGATTGGGTGGAGAGGCTCCAAATAGTTGCTGTGAGACCTTATGTGAATGATCTCGCTCAGCTTACCCTACTTGGTGTGTGTTCCAGAAAGATTCTGGTATTGTCGCCTGGCTCTGAATCACAAGGTGCTACACTATGGAGACCTGGAAGATAATGCCCAGGGGGAAGTGACCTTTGAATCTTTACAAGAAAAAAGTAAGTCCTGATTACAGATTGTGCACtctttgtgctctgctgtctAGAGGCTGAATATAATCCTAGCTAAAGATGAAAGACACAAGGCTGAAGCCCTGACTAAGGAGATACCAACTTTTGGTCCTTGCCCAAATTCTTCAAATCTTGGAATTACGTGATAgctcttttttaaaagccagctgcagggatgtCTTACTGGTGTAATGTGTTTTGGAAAACTGCACTAACGAGCTATGAAACCAAACAGCGTTCAGTtgcaaagacaaaacaaagtTCTGTATTTTCCTGGTTAGGATTGCTTGTTTGGGAGTTTTACTTTTTCACTGTTAGTTCCAGTTGCAGACATCAAAGCCATTGTCACAGGGAAGGATTGTCCACACATGAAGGAGAAAAGTGCACTGAAACAGAATAAGGCAAGTGCTCCCTTTTCATTAATATCTAATGCTGTAGTGTTTGAGACTGAAAGCAAGCAACAGGAGTGAATGATCTCCCCCACTGCAGGTGTGCTGTGTACAAACCCCATCTCCTGTCTGAGCCCTTTCCTAGTGTTCCTCTGTGACTGCAAGGGGCTGTAAGCATGATCATGCAGTAGTCTCTTCAGAATTGCTCACAATACCAGTATGAGAAAGCTCAGTATGTactgagctgcagcaaggcAGCTCTCTCAGGGTGGCAGGCAGAAGGTGCTGCAATGTTCTGTTCAGCTGGTGAGTGATTCTTTTTCATTTAGGAAGTGTTAGAATTGGCCTTCTCCATATTATACGATCCCGATGAGACCTTGAACTTCATTGCACCTAATAAATATGAGGTAAGAAACGTAGTGGTTAAGCAgtagaaaatacagcaattaaCTTCAGAGATTAAGAAGGATCAGTTGCTTCCCATTAGAGACTCAAGCAGGCTGTCTCTCACCAGGTTCATTCCTAGAATATGTTGCTGATGCTTTATATGAACCATcttgttcatttaaaaagaaaaaaaaaaacccacagtaaTTTCCCCTACTCTGGACTgctactttttttctccctatgATGCCTAGAATATGTttacttttttcatttgttgtgCCACAGTAGAAACTCTTGTCCTTCTAGTACACTTTCGTCTAGGCTTTTAACATCCACTGGAAATCTCTGTGGGCACTGTTTTAGAGCTgggggtgggatttttttccctacataTTAACTTCCTCCACTGTTTCCTGTCTTGAAGTTCTCTAATTTTTGCAAGGACAGAAAGATTCGACATAAGCTATCGTTTATGCCTGGAGTCGTGAATGACCCCTTCTTTTCCACAGTACTGTATCTGGATTGATGGGCTTAATGCTCTCTTGGGGAAGGACATGTCCAGTGAGCTGACCAAGAGCGACCTGGACACGCTGCTGAGCATGGAAATGAAGCTGAGGCTCCTGGACTTGGAGAACATCCAGATCCCCGAAGCGCCGCCGCCGATCCCCAAGGAGCCGAGCAGCTACGACTTCGTGTACCACTACGGCTGAGggccccgcgctgccgccgggCCGTgcggccggggccgccgctcgCTGCCGTGCCGCGGGCTCGGGCCGGGggccccggcgccgcccgccTTTTGTATCGGTTCCAATAATAACCAGTAGCGCtcctcgccgccgccgcctccgcctcTTTCCGCCCCGCGCGGAGCGTCACCGCTgcgcgcccgccccgctccgccgccgtCGCTCGttccccgccccgccggcaaCGTCACCGGCGGCCCCGCTtcccccgccgccgcggcccgcTCA contains:
- the ELMO2 gene encoding engulfment and cell motility protein 2 isoform X1, with the protein product MPPPSDIVKVAVEWPGANAQLLEIDQKRPLASIIKEVCDGWSLPNPEYYTLRYADGPQLYITEQTRCDIKNGTILQLAVSPSRAARQLMERIQSHSMEARLDAMKELAKLSADVTFATEFINMEGITVLTRLVESGTKLLSHYSEMLAFTLTAFLELMDHGIVSWDMVSITFIKQIAGYVSQPMVDVSILQRSLAILESMVLNSQTLYQKIAEEITVGQLISHLQVSNQEIQTYAIALINALFLKAPEDKRQDKLLNPLDLPITEMANAFAQKHLRSIILNHVIRGNRPIKTEMAHQLYVLQVLTFNLLEERMMTKMDPNDQAQRDIIFELRRIAFDAESDSNTVPGSGTEKRKAMYTKDYKMLGFTNHINPAMDFTQTPPGMLALDNMLYLAKFHQDTYIRIVLENSSREDKHECPFGRSAIELTRMLCEILQVGELPNEGRNDYHPMFFTHDRAFEELFAICIQLLNKTWKEMRATAEDFNKVMQVVREQITRALPSKPNSLDQFKSKLRSLSYSEILRLRQSERMSQDDFQSPPIVELREKIQPEILELIKQQRLNRLCEGSSFRKIGNRRRQERFWYCRLALNHKVLHYGDLEDNAQGEVTFESLQEKIPVADIKAIVTGKDCPHMKEKSALKQNKEVLELAFSILYDPDETLNFIAPNKYEYCIWIDGLNALLGKDMSSELTKSDLDTLLSMEMKLRLLDLENIQIPEAPPPIPKEPSSYDFVYHYG
- the ELMO2 gene encoding engulfment and cell motility protein 2 isoform X2, with protein sequence MPPPSDIVKVAVEWPGANAQLLEIDQKRPLASIIKEVCDGWSLPNPEYYTLRYADGPQLYITEQTRCDIKNGTILQLAVSPSRAARQLMERIQSHSMEARLDAMKELAKLSADVTFATEFINMEGITVLTRLVESGTKLLSHYSEMLAFTLTAFLELMDHGIVSWDMVSITFIKQIAGYVSQPMVDVSILQRSLAILESMVLNSQTLYQKIAEEITVGQLISHLQVSNQEIQTYAIALINALFLKAPEDKRQEMANAFAQKHLRSIILNHVIRGNRPIKTEMAHQLYVLQVLTFNLLEERMMTKMDPNDQAQRDIIFELRRIAFDAESDSNTVPGSGTEKRKAMYTKDYKMLGFTNHINPAMDFTQTPPGMLALDNMLYLAKFHQDTYIRIVLENSSREDKHECPFGRSAIELTRMLCEILQVGELPNEGRNDYHPMFFTHDRAFEELFAICIQLLNKTWKEMRATAEDFNKVMQVVREQITRALPSKPNSLDQFKSKLRSLSYSEILRLRQSERMSQDDFQSPPIVELREKIQPEILELIKQQRLNRLCEGSSFRKIGNRRRQERFWYCRLALNHKVLHYGDLEDNAQGEVTFESLQEKIPVADIKAIVTGKDCPHMKEKSALKQNKEVLELAFSILYDPDETLNFIAPNKYEYCIWIDGLNALLGKDMSSELTKSDLDTLLSMEMKLRLLDLENIQIPEAPPPIPKEPSSYDFVYHYG